A stretch of Acidobacteriota bacterium DNA encodes these proteins:
- the glk gene encoding glucokinase: MLLAGDLGGTKTLLGLFDEDSARPRPADVRGFTTLKADCLGSLVRAFLETSPLGPVDVRAACVGVAGPVVAGRAELTNVPWSVSETELAESIGGAPTRLVNDLVALGHGVGVLGDDEVRVLQGGQPDSEGNGVLLAPGTGLGQALLVRRDGRFEPLPSEGGHTDFAARTEREIEFVRELIARFGRADVERVCSGPGLANLASFTHAGACSLLPPDSDEADVPAHVSAMALAGRCQACREALDMFVSALGAVAGNFALHGLATGGVFVGGGIPPRILPALEAGGFTAAFVNKPPMTALLERMRVTVILNPEAGLLGAAVCAGRL; the protein is encoded by the coding sequence GGGGGGGACCAAGACCCTCCTCGGCCTCTTCGACGAAGACAGCGCTCGTCCTCGTCCGGCGGATGTGCGCGGGTTCACCACCCTGAAAGCCGATTGTCTCGGATCGCTGGTGCGGGCGTTCCTCGAGACGAGCCCGCTCGGCCCGGTCGACGTGCGCGCGGCGTGCGTCGGGGTGGCGGGGCCGGTGGTGGCGGGTCGCGCCGAGCTGACCAACGTGCCCTGGTCGGTGAGCGAGACCGAGCTCGCCGAGTCGATCGGCGGGGCGCCCACGCGGCTGGTGAACGATCTGGTCGCACTCGGCCACGGCGTCGGCGTGCTCGGCGACGACGAGGTGCGGGTGCTGCAGGGCGGGCAGCCCGATTCCGAGGGCAACGGGGTGCTGCTCGCGCCCGGCACGGGACTGGGACAGGCGTTGCTCGTGCGGCGCGACGGCCGCTTCGAACCCTTGCCATCGGAGGGCGGCCACACCGACTTCGCCGCCCGGACCGAGCGCGAGATCGAGTTCGTGCGCGAGTTGATCGCCCGCTTCGGCCGCGCCGACGTCGAGCGGGTGTGCTCCGGACCCGGCCTGGCCAACCTTGCGTCGTTCACACACGCGGGCGCCTGCTCCCTGCTGCCCCCGGACAGCGACGAGGCCGACGTGCCGGCTCACGTGTCGGCGATGGCCTTGGCGGGTCGATGCCAGGCCTGCCGCGAGGCGCTCGACATGTTCGTGTCGGCCCTGGGCGCGGTGGCGGGCAACTTCGCCCTGCACGGGCTCGCCACCGGGGGCGTGTTCGTCGGGGGCGGCATCCCGCCGCGCATCCTCCCGGCGCTCGAGGCCGGCGGCTTCACGGCGGCCTTCGTCAACAAGCCGCCGATGACGGCGCTGCTCGAACGGATGCGGGTCACCGTGATCCTGAATCCCGAGGCGGGCCTGCTCGGGGCCGCCGTCTGCGCCGGCCGGCTGTGA